From one Plasmodium malariae genome assembly, chromosome: 12 genomic stretch:
- the PmUG01_12052500 gene encoding zinc finger protein, putative has translation MVLSTRKKKNPRNTIKSKILKTRKKKRDFDQVYKDYFNQPELSYDEDKKGYGQHKCFACDIYFINDDTKKQHEKSKKHKRRVKMLNKETPHTYHERTHMNIQMYTHL, from the exons A TGGTACTCtcaacaagaaaaaaaaaaaatccccGTAATAccataaaaagtaaaattttaaaaactagaaaaaagaaaagagatTTCGATCAAG TATATAAAGACTACTTTAACCAACCAGAACTATCGTACGATGAAgataaaaaaggatatg gACAACATAAATGTTTTGCTTGcgatatttattttataaatgatgACACAAAAAAACAACACGAAAAATCGAAAAAACATAAGAGAAGGGTCAAAATGTTAAATAAGGAAACTCCCCATacttat CATGAACGCAcacatatgaatatacaaatgtataCACACTTGTAG
- the PmUG01_12052400 gene encoding conserved Plasmodium protein, unknown function, which yields MELKKNKRNKIHNEDNELNKKLHENSDNHNNNFKKFMYCNESDGYKNTDTSSNILSNTYENVYDYFSSNSENSEYKSNNLVEFYLYNEINNHKYNNNLYDFYLSKINNNLEEKNKVNETNLNFINKIPYLIKKESSKWKTWKEKKKQVGEEEDKNLNQKNKENWLMKEKEQWKKTYSYNNKNENVKNVKQLMKQHNNYNSNNGNNNNGNNNNGNNDNGNNNNGNNDNGNNDNGNNDNGNNDNGNNDNGNNDNGNNDNGNNDNGNNDNGNNDNGNNNNAVYNVSRELIYDGIDSDEHVMKKVYETTKSKKTEDDENENVDNLYFNTLINKCDYTISCYMYKKTSATHIYRKKILMLKKNFLITTKFKQNISDIYKVVDPDVYDISHSTFSSICKSSNNIYKFSVYAKRLSRNNTSSSSTNSNFFSLKKKNCNKTSNDGYNFNNEQIRLANHSINVIIELINLMKIISIYGSIKKYMKILFFKYTKNTFLKNFELYQNSPMYFNLLKKFYKSIHRGVYNYIYVNILKIKNIEELKYNYIYVIIDVDEFLYYYKYEYNNDMFIPLFSDKQNKIIFYFYTDLNVYLGHFIFYSYEIEKHIDFDFYKKSELNNPNVRTDFFLSKNNKYRNISLYSSTSSNRTDKIFGSFDSKTHEEELTGFSLLNQKNIFFDKNYFFVRKLYNEQKKNSQKNSRYNISDSSDNNLYVHIFIYKSKNRFEYLLPYQNTTNLLCDNEDLVMSNNNLNNNYQLINLFLNNVKRTMQIKNRINYFLDKVNNIFEFKSFVISIISIIYIVFCSYYKNYIHIIILLTAAFLIYMNNERNYDFYKNVLYEFPILYLFFPHELLYRISKKSSLYHLHTFVHIFILNRFPVFFQYLYKYYKCKCIYFFVYTPAYVGKYYDNFFFTKQNNERSRDKFLVGKENKMKNCKKIKSLQYLHDKNDTTKNGHRKDHATKYTSVLDGNKDDKNTGNSSNINKGNANNDGLTYNDKFFKNEGTYKEKGIIGKCVIDKNEITCNNGSVIHKTNTSIDKTSGEGSHDYNCNDYSNDKNEEDKHLSSNILSSKLHYEEELNAYNDKRRNGKNEENMNEKIFNNLRKYFKNKNVNHNKRKNKMKKGNHSKENYSCDMAYNKKSIHLENRNTNSSIEEDNQLYNGILKNNRNGYMPSDHVEKQGECYNQVECAKFCSSENLRYSYLNNKSENFNSFKLKRNFFDMKIVDDVYKKKGERKIFSDNEQIKNIHDYMSCARDTFSNMERWSFYDRNSSYMSKCGNSNIGKNNSIYNSINNSINNNVNNGKNSIRNSIRNRIRNSIRNGSCKNSNCKNSSCKSSSCKSSSCKSSSCKSSSCKNRKCKNSSCKKRYGNNVNRNTSWCSINSCRCKNFYEDRQKFPEDVNINEIILEDLENKITNNMKNNYYDSGKNEQTAKANYNEKNIDEMLVRKCFNEDEFCFEINNEKYRIDLSLHESRFVHMHKSGHYNNSNNNIGFSTKENFRHRNGKAANRKTTYRKVTHRNYTRSSEECNVNNTKDSFFSIVEYFPNYFYNTVETLYINIILIFIYVYCLFIITVHGGLNNDFPLYFYFLNMKKKKSKKTKKVKEKKYDSSEHYEENVKVDTRKKNEEKNYTSNFLFKSKRIFKNWKQRRKSNKKNIKLNISKNVSVESNDMKNNYHFENNIDSIFLDKGEGENKKLTDNSEAFEKDEKENLNKKWHENDEKLTNYNVINKCSVTDKHSNVDINILCDFCEKEKERKENEEWGVSNVKDHIDIISCNIKEEKDMQSYFTKGDYTNRISSNVVNSYEENDMDRCYLNRYSEYNIYNLNVSSYNNDNNYNSFCKWCKAKSFENVNNSLYKDEFIFDKTKFSLNNNKFLKPKYFSMSELRDHCKNKFKEFNFFSNDNFHKYYDENDATNGKFSMLYVDDEKKKKSINFFNKLKDIKEEKIIQIKNMYKSEKNNKRFKKGLRILKRKINSEVVKYNFYNNKGRNTSYEDQNRGEKKGIQSNLQEFDTNVNIKELNYMQNLFASRMGAGREGDYMNSTDNTGAKDNNISVNNNYFYYDNLEEYIYAKKNNEDIYVNNTPYVRNYPDYKSCDNSKNFVRKNSFIEKRFLSNTSTYKEGNFDMNRNKRMTLNLNFNNYEKWESDYAKTNFDKSIPLVHEKKILYNELINSKSKKIKNKIISYMKSKANKEQKHKFGAFVHIKGTDSSILNNEIYIKDINKINLMGFKERIFSKNPMEENVHIQKDNDMSFLKISEDFQNFKKNSEIINLTLDHNEERSYNINVNRSFTRWRDIRTQNRDYIKFLRSRCLSDFEIHESQGSKDNNKKFCSDIMYKNLETENGNDINIICPSISKKPSFYSLKNDKKIKYDVFNRPVYITDKNSICKRETEEQSYETEDKNNIFSKRKKIFLNMKNKFIKLKNKNKNIFFKDALKNLVNKPNINFNYECDEEKKNSFKKNSYIVNNSEPDEYLTEVKKRTYLTNTLERNNDKCYNSLDEFSYFDNSSKKKINALKKQKESEVIDANFKNERSLVNKFNTSNYRNDIISNNKNKDQNIYHKGFDKKKNSASNLIGEHEDKCLYKTLIRNKSKGNSKLLYNKNCSNDRANNHNNDCINDRGNYGGIDPCKGRGKDCSNDRNNLCAKDKRELTKYVNTNILKKKKKREKHAITIMINNCNKFLLNKKYYYNSVEKDNSLLKFYYNFLMFMVNYFLIFTISYIYINNIYNLFICSKHLHVKGKKKERKRNGDFNHIVRIIYNKNVFSANAHTLHTSKNKNICMKKNIFAQIFVQNKKQSVKTSEKCDQEEEEESTDSKQMNKSEIRHNFSPNRYYEEIKDKKNILSMYKNAKSNIKIFMSKHMILNLYLEKFLNLFNHKNFNLTKIVISLLGYISILLLPIKFHHLVIVKLLHMYYKGYFRRYYKNIVLNSILENIKNIRMNLKLYKPICSLNEEEYCALIEEINKTCNQCLNISQFKDIIDEYDLANAIMKNLKEISEMKKIIKHEWNHNLLNNSPHDNTSVINLRCNTLY from the exons atggagcttaagaaaaataagaggAATAAAATACACAATGAAgataatgaattaaataaaaaattgcatGAAAACAGTgataatcataataataatttcaaaaaGTTCATGTATTGCAATGAATCAGATGGGTATAAAAATACAGACACCAGttctaatatattaagtaataCATATGAAAATGTTTATGATTATTTTTCGTCTAACAGTGAAAACAGTGAATATAAATCAAACAACTTAGTAGaattctatttatataatgaaattaataaccataaatataataacaatttatatgatttttatcttagcaaaattaataataatcttgaagaaaaaaataaggtaaACGAGACTAACTTAAACTTTATCAATAAAATtccttatttaataaaaaaggaaagcaGTAAATGGAAAACttggaaagaaaaaaaaaagcaggTGGGCGAGGAGGaggataaaaatttaaatcaaaaaaacAAGGAAAATTGGTTGATGAAGGAGAAAGAGCAATGGAAAAAGACATActcttataataataaaaacgagaatgtaaaaaatgtaaaacaaTTAATGAAGCagcataataattataatagcaACAATGGTAATAACAACAATGGTAATAACAACAATGGTAATAACGACAATGGTAATAACAACAATGGTAATAACGACAATGGTAATAACGACAATGGTAATAACGACAATGGTAATAACGACAATGGTAATAACGACAATGGTAATAACGACAATGGTAATAACGACAATGGTAATAACGACAATGGTAATAACGACAATGGTAATAACGacaatggtaataataataatgccGTGTATAATGTGTCAAGAGAGCTAATATACGATGGTATAGACAGCGATGAACatgtaatgaaaaaagttTATGAGACAACGAAAAGCAAGAAAACAGAAGATGACGAAAACGAAAATGtggataatttatatttcaataCATTGATAAATAAATGTGATTACACGATTTCgtgttatatgtataaaaaaacaagtgcaacacatatatatagaaaaaaaatattgatgttaaaaaaaaattttttaattactacTAAATTCAAACAAAATATTAGTGATATTTATAAAGTTGTAGACCCAGATGTATATGATATATCACATTCAACATTTAGTAGTATTTGTAAAAGTTCgaataacatttataaatttagtGTATATGCAAAAAGATTAAGTAGAAACAATACTAGTTCGTCTTCTACAAacagtaattttttttccttaaaaaaaaaa aattgtaataaaacATCAAATGATGgatataattttaacaatGAACAAATTCGCTTAGCAAATCATAGTATCAATGTCATTAtcgaattaataaatttaatgaaaattatttctatatatggttctataaaaaagtatatgaaaattctattttttaaatatacaaaaaatacatttttaaaaaattttgaactATATCAGAATTCACCAATGTATTTTAATctactaaaaaaattttataaatcaaTTCATAGAggtgtatataattatatatatgtaaatatattaaaaattaaaaacattgaagaattaaaatataattatatatatgtaataattgaTGTAGATGAGTTTTTGtactattataaatatgaatataataatgatatgtTTATACCGCTATTTTCggataaacaaaataaaataatattttatttttatacagaCCTAAATGTGTACTTAggacattttatattttatagttacgaaattgaaaaacatatagattttgatttttataaaaaatcgGAGTTGAATAATCCGAATGTAAGAACCgatttctttttatcaaaaaataataaatatagaaatatttcattatacaGTTCAACATCTTCTAACAGAACAGACAAAATATTTGGCTCATTTGACAGTAAAACACATGAGGAAGAATTAACTGGATTTTCACTATTAAatcagaaaaatatattttttgataagaattatttttttgtaagaaAACTGTacaatgaacaaaaaaagaacagtCAAAAAAACAGTAGATATAATATCTCTGATTCTAgtgataataatttatatgtccacatatttatatataaaagtaaaaatagatTTGAGTATTTGTTACCTTACCAGAATACCACCAATTTGTTGTGTGATAATGAAGACTTGGTTATgtctaataataatttaaataataattaccagttaattaatttatttttgaataatgtAAAGAGAACtatgcaaataaaaaatagaattaattattttctcgATAAggtgaataatatatttgaatttaaaagttttgttatttctattatttccattatatatattgttttttgttcctattataaaaattatatacatattataatattattaactgctgcgtttttaatatatatgaataacgAGAGGAATTATGATTTTTACAAAAACGTTTTGTATGAATTTCCtatcttatatttattttttccgcATGAACTATTGTACAGGATATCGAAAAAGTCCAGTTTATATCATTTGCATacatttgttcatatttttattttaaacagATTTCCAGTTTTTTTTCAGtatctttataaatattacaaatgtaagtgcatttatttttttgtctaTACCCCTGCCTATGTTGGCAAGTACTacgataattttttttttacgaagCAAAATAACGAACGTAGTAGGGATAAATTCCTAGTAGGTAAGGAAAATAAGatgaaaaattgtaaaaaaataaaaagtctTCAATATTTGCACGATAAGAATGATACAACGAAAAATGGACACAGGAAGGATCATGCGACAAAGTATACTTCTGTATTGGATGGAAACaaagatgataaaaataCAGGGAATAGTAGCAATATTAATAAAGGAAACGCGAACAATGATGGATTAACCTATAATGacaaatttttcaaaaacgAAGGTACATATAAGGAGAAAGGAATTATTGGAAAATGTGTaatagataaaaatgaaataacatGTAATAATGGTAGTGTAATCCATAAAACGAATACTAGCATTGACAAGACCAGTGGTGAGGGAAGCCATGATTACAACTGTAATGACTATAGCAATGACAAGAATGAAGAAGACAAACATTTATCTAGTAATATATTGAGTTCTAAGCTACACTATGAAGAAGAATTAAATGCATACAATGATAAGAGGAGAAATggtaaaaatgaagaaaatatgaatgaaaaaattttcaacaatttgagaaaatatttcaaaaataaaaatgtaaatcataacaagagaaaaaataaaatgaagaaagGAAATCATTCgaaagaaaattattcatGCGATATGgcttataataaaaaaagtattcatCTTGAAAATAGAAATACGAATAGTAGTATTGAAGAGGATAATCAACTGTATAAcggaatattaaaaaataacagaAATGGTTACATGCCTAGTGACCATGTGGAAAAACAAGGGGAATGCTATAACCAAGTGGAGTGTGCAAAATTTTGCAGTTCAGAAAATCTAAGgtattcttatttaaataataaaagtgaaaattttaattcctttaaattaaaaagaaatttttttgatatgaAAATTGTTGATGATGTATACAAGAAAAAAGgggaaagaaaaattttcagTGACAATgagcaaataaaaaatatacatgacTATATGTCATGTGCGCGTGACACTTTTTCAAATATGGAAAGATGGAGCTTTTACGACAGGAACAGTTCATATATGTCAAAATGTGGAAATAGTAATATCGGTAAAAATAACAGTATATATAACAGTATAAATAACAGCATAAATAACAATGTAAATAACGGTAAAAATAGCATTAGAAATAGTATTAGAAATAGAATTAGAAATAGCATTAGAAATGGCAGTTGCAAAAATAGCAATTGCAAAAATAGCAGTTGTAAAAGTAGCAGTTGTAAAAGTAGCAGTTGTAAAAGTAGCAGTTGTAAAAGTAGCAGttgtaaaaatagaaaatgcaaaaatagCAGTTGTAAAAAGAGATATGGTAATAATGTCAATCGTAATACTAGCTGGTGCAGTATTAACAGCTGTAGGTGTAAGAATTTTTATGAAGATAGACAAAAATTTCCAGAGGATGTGAATATTAACGAAATTATACTAGAAGATTTGGAAAACAAAATTACCAAtaacatgaaaaataattattacgATTCAggtaaaaatgaacaaactGCGAAAGCAAactataatgaaaaaaatatagatgaAATGTTGGTTAGAAAATGCTTTAATGAAGATGAATTTTGTTtcgaaataaataatgaaaaataccGGATAGATTTAAGTCTGCATGAAAGTAGATTTGTTCATATGCATAAATCAGGCcactataataatagtaacaacaaTATTGGCTTTTCTACGAAGGAAAATTTTAGACATAGGAATGGGAAAGCTGCAAATAGAAAAACCACTTACAGAAAAGTTACACATAGAAACTATACACGCAGCAGTGAAGAATGCAACGTGAACAACACAAAAGACTCCTTTTTCAGCATTGTTGAATACTTTCCtaattacttttataatacagtagaaacattatatattaacataatattaatttttatttatgtgtattgcctttttattataacagtCCATGGGGGGTTAAACAATGATTttccattatatttttatttcttaaatatgaaaaaaaaaaaatcaaaaaaaactaaaaaagtgaaggaaaaaaaatatgattccTCAGAACATTATGAAGAAAATGTTAAAGTGGAcacaaggaaaaaaaatgaggaaaaaaattatacctccaattttttatttaaatcaaAACGCATATTTAAGAATTGGAAACAGAGAAGAAAAtcgaataaaaagaatataaagcTTAACATAAGTAAAAATGTATCAGTTGAATCTAatgatatgaaaaataattatcattttgaaaataatatagattCAATATTTCTTGATAAAGGAGAAGgcgaaaataaaaaattaacagatAACAGCGAAGCATttgaaaaagatgaaaaagaaaaccttaataaaaaatggcatgaaaatgatgaaaaattaacaaattataacGTCATTAATAAATGCAGTGTTACTGATAAGCATTCAAACgtagatataaatatattgtgtgatttttgtgaaaaggaaaaagaaaggaaagaAAACGAAGAATGGGGGGTTTCAAACGTTAAGGACCATATTGATATAATCAGCTGTAATATCAAAGAGGAGAAAGATATGCAGAGCTATTTTACCAAGGGTGACTACACCAATAGAATCAGTAGTAACGTCGTGAATAGCTATGAGGAGAATGATATGGACAGATGCTACTTAAACAGGTATagtgaatataatatatacaatctTAATGTAAGCAGTtacaataatgataataattataattcgTTTTGTAAATGGTGTAAGGCAAAATCCTTTGAGAACGTGAACAATAGTTTATATAAAGATGAATTTATATTCGATAAGACAAAATTTTctctaaataataataaatttttgaaacccaaatatttttcaatgaGTGAACTAAGAGATCACTGtaagaataaatttaaagaatttaactttttttcaaatgataatttccataaatattatgatgaaaatgatgCAACTAATGGAAAATTTTCGATGTTATATGTAGatgatgagaaaaaaaaaaaaagtataaacttttttaacaaattaaaagacataaaagaagaaaaaattatccaaattaaaaatatgtacaaatccgaaaagaataataaacgCTTTAAAAAAGGTTTgcgtattttaaaaagaaaaattaatagtgAAGTTGTTAAGTATAACTTTTATAACAACAAAGGAAGGAACACTTCATATGAAGATCAAAAtagaggagaaaaaaaaggtatacaAAGTAACCTACAGGAATTTGACAccaatgtaaatataaaagagcTAAACTATATGCAGAATTTGTTTGCTTCTAGAATGGGTGCAGGCAGAGAAGGTGACTACATGAACAGTACTGATAATACTGGTGCtaaagataataatattagtgttaataataattatttttactatgaCAATCTAGAAGAATATATCTATGCAAAGAAGAACAATGAAGacatatatgttaataacaCTCCATACGTAAGAAACTATCCTGATTATAAAAGCTGtgataatagtaaaaattttgttagaAAAAATAGTTTTATCGAGAAACGTTTTCTTTCAAACACTTCTACATATAAGGAGGGAAATTTTGATATGaacagaaataaaagaatgacactgaatttaaattttaataattatgaaaaatgggAATCTGATTATGCTAAAACGAATTTTGATAAAAGTATTCCATTAgttcatgaaaaaaaaattctatacaatgaattaattaattctaaaagtaagaaaataaaaaataaaattatttcttatatgaAGAGCAAGGCGAATAAGGAACAGAAACATAAATTTGGTGCATTTGTTCACATTAAGGGCACGGACAGTAGCATATTGAACAatgaaatatacataaaagatATTAATAAGATTAATTTAATGGGTTTTAAAGAAagaatattttctaaaaatcCTATGGAAGAAAATGTTCATATACAAAAGGATAATGATATgtcctttttaaaaattagtgAAGACTTccaaaattttaagaaaaacagtgaaataattaatttaacacTGGATCATAATGAAGAAAGaagttataatataaatgtaaacagATCATTTACAAGATGGAGAGATATACGTACACAAAATCGTGATTATATAAAGTTTCTTAGGAGCAGGTGTCTTAGCGATTTTGAAATTCATGAAAGTCAGGGAAGTAaggataataataaaaaattttgttctgatattatgtataaaaatttagaaacagaaaatggaaatgatattaatataatctGCCCTTCTATAAGTAAGAAACCTagtttttattctttaaaaaatgataaaaaaattaagtatgaTGTATTTAATAGACCTGTATATATAACAGATAAGAACAGCATATGTAAGCGAGAAACAGAGGAACAGTCATATGAAACTGaggataaaaataacatatttagtaaaagaaaaaaaattttccttaatatgaaaaataaatttattaaacttaaaaataagaataaaaatatcttcTTTAAAGatgcattaaaaaatttagttaATAAACCTAATAtcaattttaattatgaatgtgatgaagaaaaaaagaatagttttaaaaaaaatagttacaTTGTGAATAATAGTGAACCGGATGAATATCTAACTGAggttaaaaaaagaacatacCTTACGAATACTTTAGaaagaaataatgataaatgttataattcATTAGACGAATTTAGCTATTTTGATAATTcatcgaaaaaaaaaattaatgcgttaaaaaagcaaaaggAAAGTGAAGTTATTGATGCTAATTTCAAAAACGAAAGAAGTCTTGTTAATAAGTTCAATACATCAAATTATAGAAATGATATAATcagtaataacaaaaataaggatcaaaatatatatcataaaggattcgataaaaaaaaaaactctgCTTCGAATCTAATTGGTGAACATGAGGACAAATGTTTATACAAAACGTTAATACGAAATAAGTCTAAAGGCAACAGTaaactattatataataaaaattgtagTAATGATCGTGctaataatcataataatgaTTGCATTAACGACCGCGGTAACTATGGCGGTATCGATCCTTGTAAGGGTCGTGGCAAAGATTGTAGTAATGATAGGAACAACCTTTGTGCGAAGGATAAACGTGAATTGacaaaatatgttaatacgaatattttaaaaaaaaagaagaagagagAGAAACATGCTATAACCATCATGATAAATAACtgcaataaatttttattgaataaaaaatattattataattctgTAGAAAAAGATAATTCATTGCTTAAGTTTTACTACAATTTCTTAATGTTTAtggttaattattttttaatttttactatttcatatatatatattaacaacaTATATAACTTATTTATATGCTCCAAACACCTCCATGTaaagggtaaaaaaaaagaaaggaaaagaaaCGGAGATTTTAATCATATTGtcagaataatatataataagaatgTTTTTTCTGCTAATGCTCACACATTACATAcaagtaaaaacaaaaatatatgcatgaaaaaaaatatttttgcacaaatatttgttcaaaataaaaagcaaagTGTTAAAACAAGTGAGAAATGTGATCAGGAGGAGGAAGAAGAATCAACTGATAGtaaacaaatgaataaaagtGAAATAAGGCATAATTTTTCTCCAAATAGATATTATGAAGAAattaaggataaaaaaaatattctcagtatgtataaaaatgcaaaaagcaatataaaaatatttatgtccAAGCACATGATTCTTAATCTCTATTTAGAAAAgtttttaaatctttttaatcataaaaattttaacttgACAAAG ATTGTCATTTCGCTTTTGGGGTacatttcaattttattgCTTCCAATAAAATTCCACCATTTGGTTATTGTAAAATTGTtgcatatgtattataaG gGTTACTTTAGAagatattacaaaaatatcgTCTTAAACAGCATcttggaaaatattaaaaacattagAATGAACTTGAAGTTATATAAACCTATTTGCTccttaaat GAGGAAGAGTACTGTGCATTAATTGAAGAAATTAACAAAACGTGCAATcaatgtttaaatatatcacaATTTAAG gATATTATTGATGAATACGACTTGGCAAATGCTATTATGaagaatttaaaagaaatttcagaaatgaaaaaaataataaaacatgaGTGGAACCACAaccttttaaataattcacCACATGATAATACAAGTGTTATTAATCTGCGGtgtaatacattatattgA